From the genome of Marixanthomonas ophiurae, one region includes:
- a CDS encoding DUF6090 family protein: MIKLFRNIRKNMLKEGKTSRYLKYAIGEIILVVIGILIALSINNWNQERVNRAQSNELLRGIVKDLDQDIAGLNRSIDFTVSRLDFLERHMRKSDFSTTATDTLFKLFDGTARPFTMTVLSYEKAKNLGISELCSNDSLAFRINKYYTHTLDWSTLLYKVQYDEMTSLNAYWVKELEGLEFEFNISFPIPYLQDSVERRNNAIAGIMSPRGRNHIRLECNSHEIVIKNHRKYLEIAQGLRRNIKGYLAQ; this comes from the coding sequence ATGATTAAATTATTTAGAAACATCCGTAAAAACATGCTAAAAGAAGGCAAAACCAGTCGCTATCTCAAATACGCAATCGGCGAGATTATCCTTGTTGTTATTGGAATTTTAATTGCCTTGAGCATCAACAACTGGAATCAAGAACGGGTCAATAGGGCTCAAAGCAATGAGCTGTTGAGAGGCATTGTCAAAGATCTTGATCAAGATATTGCGGGCCTCAACCGATCCATCGATTTTACGGTGTCAAGGTTGGACTTTTTAGAACGTCATATGCGGAAATCAGACTTCTCTACCACTGCCACAGACACCTTGTTCAAGCTATTCGATGGTACAGCACGTCCATTTACCATGACCGTTCTTAGTTATGAGAAAGCTAAGAATCTAGGTATCTCCGAATTGTGTTCGAATGATTCATTGGCATTTCGGATTAATAAGTACTACACCCATACCTTGGATTGGAGTACGCTCTTGTACAAAGTTCAATATGACGAGATGACATCGTTGAATGCTTATTGGGTGAAAGAGTTGGAAGGACTTGAGTTCGAGTTCAACATATCTTTTCCAATCCCCTACTTGCAGGACTCTGTTGAAAGAAGAAACAATGCAATAGCTGGCATTATGAGCCCACGCGGAAGAAATCATATCCGGTTAGAGTGCAATTCACATGAGATTGTGATTAAAAATCATAGGAAGTACCTTGAAATAGCTCAAGGATTAAGAAGAAACATTAAAGGTTATTTAGCTCAATAA
- a CDS encoding DUF6090 family protein — protein MIKLFRNVRRNLLNEGKTSKYLKYAIGEIILVVIGILIALSINNWNSNRIKHHKESVYLSNIQRDLEEQLISIEQQMAFEFEILKAAKPIIIYYKANHEFKVDSTFTATIGKLMARMTFVKNNPTYIELLSSGNIDIISNDGLKNELIKYYQEMERIEKVINKNNNLFTDAVFVPEMLKLTEIQSTDLYERNMFQGILSDIPAEISTDIVSLNEANLEAITRSNLQIPEKQLFMINAINYRYQLAIIHYRLLNKQKIKTQELLTKLKEDD, from the coding sequence ATGATAAAACTCTTCCGAAATGTCCGCCGAAACCTTCTCAATGAAGGAAAGACTTCAAAGTATTTAAAATACGCTATTGGCGAAATAATACTTGTGGTTATTGGAATTTTAATTGCCTTGAGTATCAATAACTGGAATTCCAATCGGATTAAGCATCATAAGGAATCTGTGTATTTATCTAATATTCAAAGAGATTTGGAAGAGCAGCTCATATCCATAGAGCAACAAATGGCTTTCGAATTTGAAATTCTAAAAGCTGCGAAACCGATTATCATTTATTACAAAGCAAATCACGAATTTAAGGTGGACAGTACCTTTACAGCCACCATTGGCAAACTAATGGCACGGATGACTTTTGTGAAAAACAATCCAACTTACATTGAATTGCTGTCGTCGGGAAATATCGATATTATCAGTAATGATGGCTTAAAAAACGAGTTGATAAAGTATTACCAAGAAATGGAACGTATTGAAAAAGTCATCAATAAAAATAACAATCTTTTTACCGATGCTGTATTTGTTCCCGAAATGCTCAAATTGACTGAGATTCAATCGACCGACCTTTATGAAAGAAACATGTTTCAAGGTATTTTATCAGATATTCCTGCCGAAATATCAACTGATATTGTGAGCCTAAATGAAGCTAATTTAGAAGCCATTACAAGGTCGAATTTGCAAATTCCCGAGAAACAGCTTTTTATGATCAATGCGATAAATTACAGATACCAATTGGCAATTATTCATTATAGATTACTGAACAAACAGAAAATAAAGACCCAAGAATTGTTGACCAAACTTAAAGAAGATGATTAA
- a CDS encoding SDR family NAD(P)-dependent oxidoreductase, with product MKTVLITGTSKGIGLETALTFGRAGHKVFATMHNPETASDF from the coding sequence ATGAAAACAGTACTCATTACAGGAACAAGCAAAGGCATTGGCCTTGAAACAGCATTAACATTTGGTCGTGCAGGACACAAAGTATTTGCAACCATGCATAATCCCGAAACAGCTTCGGATTTTTAA
- a CDS encoding EthD family reductase, translated as MIKLTVLYGPPTDITAFEDYYANTHLPKAAKMKGHTKLELTKFLSAPDGSKAAYYRMAEFWFSSPEAMQTTMGSPEGQAMAADLTNFATGGTTLLVGTVEK; from the coding sequence ATGATTAAACTAACAGTCTTGTATGGACCCCCAACAGACATTACAGCATTTGAAGATTATTATGCCAACACCCACTTGCCCAAAGCAGCAAAAATGAAAGGGCATACAAAGCTTGAACTCACTAAATTTTTAAGTGCTCCAGATGGTTCAAAAGCTGCCTATTACAGAATGGCGGAATTTTGGTTCTCCAGTCCAGAAGCTATGCAAACGACCATGGGTTCTCCTGAAGGACAGGCCATGGCTGCAGACCTGACCAATTTTGCAACTGGGGGTACAACGCTGTTGGTTGGAACTGTGGAGAAATAA
- a CDS encoding M20/M25/M40 family metallo-hydrolase, giving the protein MKILSKILIVSFLFLGFAAASQYLPQALSKINTEGFQKSQVMNLITDLSDVYGPRLTGTDQYYTAAEWAKKTLENWGMDKVYFEKYCDDCMGWEVKSFNVEMTSPAYMKIQAYPYAWTESSNGVQTGDLIWIENHDDLEKVKKQWSGKLKGKTVLIGSAPKQNMLFEALATRFTEEQIKEAEKSIKPAPNNPLGSSIGDVDLIEDLEVLFANFMRKDDAFFAFLKAEGAIGMLGTTPFFPGVIHPGGTYNFREKDAKPLPYFAISPENFGKLKRLTDRQITPKIKFNLDSELYLKPENNVNILAEITGSDPKLKNEVVMIGAHFDSWHSASGATDNGAGSAVMMEVMRIIKASGIKPKRTIRIALWGGEEQGYVGSLAYAENHYGKVKQTTRKKEVEKISAYINMDNGAGQMRGIFLQGNEAARPIFQQMLAPYAHLDVNNLTIENTNFTDHDVFDYYKIPGFQIIQDPLNYNTITHHTNLDVLEYVPERDIMVNATVIAALVYQIAQEDLRLPREE; this is encoded by the coding sequence ATGAAAATATTATCCAAAATTCTTATTGTATCGTTCCTTTTTTTAGGATTCGCTGCAGCCAGCCAATACCTACCACAAGCACTTTCAAAAATTAATACCGAGGGTTTTCAGAAATCACAGGTTATGAATCTTATCACAGATTTATCTGATGTTTACGGACCAAGATTAACGGGAACAGATCAATATTATACTGCTGCAGAATGGGCTAAAAAAACCCTCGAAAATTGGGGAATGGACAAGGTGTATTTCGAAAAATATTGTGACGATTGTATGGGTTGGGAAGTAAAATCATTTAACGTAGAAATGACCTCACCTGCTTATATGAAAATACAAGCCTATCCGTATGCTTGGACGGAAAGCTCCAATGGAGTGCAAACCGGCGATTTAATTTGGATTGAAAATCATGATGATTTAGAAAAAGTAAAAAAGCAATGGAGCGGAAAATTAAAAGGAAAAACAGTTTTAATTGGTTCAGCACCAAAACAGAATATGTTATTTGAAGCTCTTGCTACTCGCTTTACGGAAGAACAAATTAAGGAAGCTGAAAAATCTATTAAACCTGCTCCAAATAATCCGTTAGGTTCATCGATTGGAGATGTAGATTTAATTGAAGATTTAGAAGTTCTTTTTGCGAATTTTATGAGAAAGGATGATGCCTTTTTTGCATTCTTAAAAGCAGAAGGTGCAATAGGTATGTTAGGAACTACACCGTTTTTCCCAGGTGTTATCCATCCAGGTGGTACTTATAATTTTAGGGAAAAAGATGCGAAACCACTTCCCTATTTTGCTATTTCGCCTGAAAATTTCGGAAAATTAAAACGCTTGACCGATAGGCAAATTACTCCAAAAATTAAATTTAATTTGGATTCTGAATTGTATTTAAAACCTGAAAACAATGTAAATATTTTAGCAGAAATCACAGGTTCAGATCCTAAATTAAAAAACGAAGTGGTGATGATAGGTGCCCATTTTGATTCTTGGCATTCAGCATCTGGCGCAACCGATAATGGCGCAGGTTCTGCCGTTATGATGGAAGTGATGCGAATTATAAAAGCATCAGGAATAAAGCCAAAACGCACAATACGAATCGCACTTTGGGGTGGCGAAGAGCAAGGTTATGTAGGGTCTTTAGCTTATGCCGAAAACCACTATGGAAAAGTAAAGCAAACGACACGAAAAAAAGAGGTTGAAAAAATTTCGGCTTACATAAATATGGATAACGGTGCTGGCCAAATGCGGGGAATCTTTTTACAAGGCAATGAAGCGGCAAGACCCATCTTTCAACAAATGTTGGCACCGTATGCACATTTAGACGTCAACAATCTTACAATCGAAAACACAAATTTTACCGACCACGATGTTTTTGATTATTATAAAATACCTGGATTTCAAATCATTCAAGATCCGCTAAACTATAATACAATAACACATCATACCAATTTAGATGTTTTAGAATATGTTCCAGAGCGTGATATAATGGTCAATGCTACTGTAATTGCAGCACTGGTTTATCAAATTGCACAAGAGGATTTACGTTTGCCGAGAGAAGAGTAA
- a CDS encoding RidA family protein, whose protein sequence is MKTTKFLTLGIALVAAISISSCNEKTKAETTTVEKSEPTETVIVDETPDYFLLRPEIEKTYGYSHAVKNGNNIKISGAVSMNDEGNPTAVGDFEQQMKNCYADLDKILKHYGCTFDDVVVENVFTTDMPKFLEFAGYRAEIYKKQFPTGSWLGVKELALPEFLIEIELEVYKTE, encoded by the coding sequence ATGAAGACAACTAAGTTTTTAACATTAGGAATTGCTTTAGTAGCAGCAATTTCAATCTCCAGCTGCAACGAAAAAACCAAAGCAGAAACAACAACAGTAGAAAAATCGGAACCCACTGAAACTGTTATTGTAGATGAAACCCCAGACTACTTTCTTTTACGCCCAGAAATAGAAAAAACCTATGGCTATTCGCACGCGGTAAAAAATGGTAATAACATAAAAATATCTGGTGCCGTGAGTATGAACGATGAAGGCAACCCAACCGCTGTTGGCGATTTTGAGCAACAAATGAAAAACTGTTATGCTGATTTAGATAAAATCCTAAAACATTATGGCTGCACCTTCGATGATGTTGTTGTGGAAAATGTGTTCACTACAGATATGCCTAAATTTCTTGAATTTGCTGGTTATCGAGCAGAAATCTACAAAAAGCAATTTCCAACTGGATCTTGGCTGGGTGTTAAAGAATTGGCTTTACCTGAATTTCTGATTGAAATAGAATTGGAAGTATATAAAACAGAGTGA
- a CDS encoding NAD-dependent epimerase/dehydratase family protein codes for MKTVGIIGGAGFIGSYITKKFLKKGFNVKVSVTDIKKSEKYKHLFNLENSDNLNISSLRVENLEVLKDFISDCELVIHGGTPFQLDVKDPQTELFNPTIKGTENFLEAISETPSIEKVVFIASVAAWNTNFPLPSHGKNPTDTFNENDKKYINTESHPYAQAKFMANQTVEKFTKDHPTLHFEITSVSPVGVMGKSLSNREDSTSTGLQFLFKNNIAPNPFVQMLYDTNAEFAIVDVIDVAEAIFKAATISGLHGKNYLLSSETYPISDLNLMLNHQTPKNKASVVYENTMARNDLGIQFRPVQETLNSYSEQL; via the coding sequence ATGAAAACAGTAGGTATCATAGGTGGGGCGGGCTTTATAGGAAGCTACATTACTAAGAAATTTTTGAAAAAAGGTTTCAATGTAAAGGTTTCGGTAACCGATATTAAAAAGAGTGAAAAGTACAAACACCTTTTTAATCTTGAAAATTCGGATAACCTCAACATAAGCTCACTACGAGTGGAAAACTTGGAAGTTCTAAAAGATTTTATCAGCGATTGTGAACTTGTTATCCATGGCGGTACCCCTTTTCAATTAGACGTTAAAGATCCACAAACAGAACTTTTTAATCCCACCATCAAAGGGACCGAAAATTTTCTTGAAGCCATAAGCGAAACCCCGAGTATTGAAAAAGTGGTTTTTATCGCATCGGTAGCAGCGTGGAACACCAATTTCCCGTTACCATCCCACGGAAAAAACCCAACAGACACTTTTAATGAAAACGATAAAAAATACATTAACACCGAAAGCCATCCCTATGCGCAGGCCAAGTTTATGGCCAACCAAACGGTTGAAAAATTTACAAAAGACCATCCTACTTTGCATTTTGAAATCACTTCGGTTTCGCCTGTGGGTGTTATGGGTAAATCTTTATCAAATAGAGAGGATTCCACTTCAACTGGATTGCAATTTCTGTTTAAAAACAACATTGCCCCCAATCCATTTGTACAAATGCTCTATGACACCAATGCAGAATTTGCCATAGTAGATGTTATCGATGTTGCAGAAGCCATTTTTAAAGCTGCAACAATTTCTGGATTGCACGGCAAAAACTATTTGTTGAGCAGCGAAACCTATCCCATTAGTGATTTGAACTTGATGTTGAACCACCAAACCCCAAAAAACAAAGCAAGCGTAGTATATGAAAACACAATGGCAAGAAACGATTTGGGAATTCAGTTTAGACCAGTACAAGAAACATTGAATAGTTATTCCGAACAACTATAG
- a CDS encoding nuclear transport factor 2 family protein, which produces MKKLFLLGLAIVLFSNCESNVKQRYTQQSPEIDTYKKVIDAYEKKDWKALASHYADTVKIMNNVVETEGQTLSELVASNKEDASLFASWNFVDKESEYEMVITDKNQTWVNFWGLWEGNLKANNRTYSIPVHITARFVDGKIVKEFGYWDPSKIMLDMQEIQMKEMEETANNEESNPENE; this is translated from the coding sequence ATGAAAAAATTATTCCTTTTAGGACTTGCAATAGTCCTCTTCAGTAACTGCGAAAGTAATGTAAAACAACGCTACACCCAACAATCACCAGAAATTGACACCTACAAAAAAGTGATCGATGCTTACGAAAAAAAAGACTGGAAAGCCTTGGCCAGTCATTATGCAGATACAGTAAAAATAATGAACAATGTGGTTGAAACGGAAGGCCAAACACTGTCAGAATTGGTTGCTAGTAATAAAGAAGACGCCTCACTTTTCGCAAGTTGGAATTTTGTGGACAAAGAATCTGAATACGAAATGGTAATAACAGACAAAAACCAAACATGGGTGAATTTTTGGGGCCTTTGGGAAGGAAACCTAAAAGCGAACAATAGAACCTATTCTATTCCCGTCCACATAACCGCCCGTTTTGTGGATGGTAAAATTGTGAAAGAATTTGGCTATTGGGACCCATCTAAAATCATGTTGGATATGCAGGAAATTCAAATGAAGGAGATGGAAGAAACGGCAAACAATGAAGAGTCCAATCCTGAAAATGAATAA
- a CDS encoding LytR/AlgR family response regulator transcription factor yields the protein MPDPVKILIVEDEMVIAANISLQLSDLGYDVTGILPRGEEALHHIQEAVPDIVLMDIQLKGELDGVETALLMQVEHNIPIIYLTANADEAHFNRAKETHPYGFVSKPFKKLDLQRVIELTVERINYRNLSKNSQISEKKQPDPFILSDRIFVRHQERMVKIDTKNIYYIEADRNYCRIFSKDREYLLVMPLKDVDEKLPAKHFLRIHRSYIINLTCVDEIAGTHVVISKKAIPMSKAMRTELLKRLQTL from the coding sequence ATGCCAGATCCTGTTAAAATATTGATTGTTGAAGATGAAATGGTCATCGCCGCTAATATCTCGCTACAATTGAGTGATTTGGGCTATGACGTAACAGGTATTTTACCCAGAGGAGAAGAAGCACTGCACCACATCCAAGAAGCAGTCCCCGATATTGTTTTAATGGACATACAGCTAAAAGGTGAATTAGACGGAGTTGAAACTGCGCTTTTAATGCAGGTAGAACACAATATACCCATCATTTATCTTACTGCAAATGCCGACGAAGCCCATTTTAATCGTGCCAAAGAAACCCATCCTTACGGCTTCGTTTCAAAGCCTTTTAAAAAATTGGATCTACAACGTGTGATTGAATTGACAGTGGAACGTATTAATTATAGGAACCTCTCAAAAAATAGTCAAATTTCAGAAAAAAAACAACCTGATCCTTTTATTTTAAGCGACCGTATTTTTGTGCGCCATCAAGAACGAATGGTAAAAATAGACACCAAAAATATTTACTATATTGAAGCTGATCGTAATTACTGCCGTATTTTTTCTAAAGACCGAGAATATCTTTTGGTAATGCCTCTAAAGGATGTGGATGAAAAACTTCCTGCAAAACACTTTTTGCGTATTCACAGATCCTACATCATCAACCTTACCTGCGTAGATGAAATTGCCGGCACCCACGTAGTCATTTCAAAAAAAGCCATCCCAATGAGCAAGGCCATGCGAACGGAACTATTGAAGCGTTTACAGACCCTGTAA
- a CDS encoding tetratricopeptide repeat protein yields MKPLLLFAVLACVSWRSLPQDSSKTQGDTINLNIGNGDIQVPIISDSILEYESFQKSIAVSKKNNNPKKLASAYIDLATWHENHTVLDSSIVYLKKAISVYKKQGLDKELAETYLLLKANYGSTAAYEKASEAVYKALDLYEKMDDQQGIARCYTSIGDLFYYSNRYTEGAEYCKKAISIQEKYGYEKDIALSYRRLAENQLFLSSLEESLKNMNKAIQTYKKVGETGAPLLACYNGRGNIYKYLEEYDKAIANYNLCYEGAKKMGLEQYTMPPTANIGHVFLLQGKYTEALPYNLKAIEIMKRTGNTKNLWENYMHVSNIYRQLGDYKNALEYHELYERGHADYLTSITSRIESELHVKYGTAQNRIEIENQKNKIENQKRTQILYVSLAVLLAIILFGMFFTMKNIRKKRKALSLLNTELDAKNKQNELLLKEIHHRVKNNLEMVKSLIALQSAQLTDKASKEAMLASQNRVQSMGIIHQKLYQGTNLGSIEMKDYFINLSEGVLDTFNADDKVKIECAMEELNLDVDTAVPIGLIVNELLTNALKYAFPEGTQGKINISLKKENNDLQLKVSDNGIGKTESSTPKGTGFGTQLIQLLTQQLNGTLSEDHKKGTTVFFNFKNYKIA; encoded by the coding sequence ATGAAACCACTACTACTGTTCGCGGTATTAGCTTGCGTTTCGTGGAGAAGTCTCCCCCAGGATTCTTCCAAAACACAAGGGGATACAATTAACTTAAATATTGGCAATGGCGACATTCAAGTTCCCATTATCAGCGATTCCATTTTGGAATATGAATCTTTTCAGAAATCCATAGCGGTTTCAAAAAAGAACAACAACCCTAAAAAATTGGCAAGTGCTTATATCGATTTGGCAACTTGGCACGAAAACCATACGGTACTGGATTCTTCCATAGTCTACCTTAAAAAAGCCATTTCGGTTTATAAAAAACAGGGATTAGATAAAGAGCTAGCCGAAACCTATCTTTTACTAAAAGCGAATTACGGCAGTACTGCTGCTTACGAAAAAGCTTCAGAAGCTGTATATAAAGCTTTAGATCTTTATGAGAAAATGGACGATCAACAAGGTATTGCAAGGTGCTATACTTCTATTGGAGATCTGTTTTATTATTCAAACAGGTACACAGAAGGAGCAGAATATTGCAAGAAGGCCATTTCAATACAAGAAAAATACGGCTATGAAAAAGATATAGCGCTATCCTACAGAAGGTTGGCTGAAAATCAATTGTTCCTTTCTAGCTTAGAAGAAAGTTTAAAAAATATGAACAAAGCTATACAGACCTATAAAAAGGTTGGTGAAACTGGTGCTCCTCTTTTAGCTTGCTATAACGGACGCGGAAACATTTATAAGTATCTAGAAGAATATGATAAGGCGATTGCAAACTACAACCTTTGTTATGAAGGCGCAAAAAAAATGGGATTGGAGCAATATACCATGCCTCCTACAGCAAATATTGGCCATGTGTTTTTACTTCAAGGAAAGTACACCGAAGCTTTACCCTACAACTTAAAGGCCATAGAGATAATGAAACGTACTGGCAATACTAAAAACCTTTGGGAAAACTACATGCACGTCTCAAATATATATCGACAGTTGGGTGATTATAAAAATGCTTTGGAGTATCATGAGCTCTATGAGCGAGGCCATGCAGATTATTTAACTTCAATCACATCCAGAATTGAAAGCGAACTTCACGTTAAATATGGAACAGCCCAAAATAGGATTGAAATTGAAAATCAAAAAAATAAAATTGAAAATCAGAAAAGAACACAAATCCTTTATGTAAGTCTTGCAGTTCTTCTTGCTATTATTCTCTTCGGAATGTTTTTCACCATGAAAAATATACGTAAAAAACGAAAAGCTCTTTCTCTGTTAAACACCGAATTAGATGCAAAAAACAAGCAAAATGAACTCTTACTAAAAGAAATACACCATCGCGTAAAAAATAATCTAGAAATGGTGAAAAGTCTTATTGCGTTACAATCGGCTCAACTTACCGACAAGGCCAGTAAAGAAGCTATGCTCGCCAGTCAAAACAGAGTGCAAAGTATGGGGATAATTCATCAAAAACTGTATCAAGGCACCAACTTAGGTTCTATTGAAATGAAAGACTATTTTATCAATTTGAGTGAAGGGGTTTTAGACACTTTCAATGCAGATGATAAAGTAAAAATAGAATGTGCTATGGAGGAGTTGAACTTAGATGTAGATACCGCAGTACCTATTGGGTTAATTGTAAATGAATTATTAACCAATGCATTAAAATATGCTTTCCCAGAAGGAACCCAAGGAAAAATAAACATTAGTCTTAAAAAGGAAAACAACGATTTGCAGTTAAAGGTGTCAGACAATGGAATTGGTAAAACTGAAAGCTCCACACCTAAAGGAACAGGATTTGGAACCCAGTTAATACAATTACTAACACAACAGCTCAATGGAACGCTCTCTGAAGACCATAAAAAAGGTACTACTGTTTTTTTTAACTTCAAAAATTATAAAATAGCCTAA
- the trmD gene encoding tRNA (guanosine(37)-N1)-methyltransferase TrmD, giving the protein MRIDILTAVPDLLRSPFEASILQRAIDKNIVSVHLHNLRDYSNNNYKQIDDYQYGGGAGMVMMIEPIDKCIAKLKAEREYDEVIYMTPDGTTFNQSIANELSLKGNIIILCGHYKGVDQRVRDQFITREISVGDFVLSGGELGAALVADAVIRLIPGVLGNETSALTDSFQDNLLAPPVYTRPAEYKGWKVPDILTSGNTPKIEQWREEQALQRTQKLRPDLLDE; this is encoded by the coding sequence ATGCGCATCGATATCCTCACAGCAGTTCCAGATTTATTACGAAGCCCTTTTGAAGCTTCCATATTACAACGTGCCATTGATAAAAACATCGTTTCTGTACACTTACATAATCTGCGAGACTACTCCAATAATAATTACAAGCAAATAGATGACTACCAATATGGAGGCGGTGCCGGAATGGTCATGATGATTGAACCTATTGACAAGTGCATTGCCAAATTAAAAGCCGAACGAGAATACGATGAAGTAATTTACATGACACCCGATGGCACTACTTTTAATCAAAGCATCGCAAATGAATTATCTTTGAAAGGAAACATCATTATTCTTTGCGGTCATTACAAAGGTGTCGATCAGCGGGTTCGTGATCAATTTATAACGCGGGAAATTTCAGTAGGTGATTTTGTATTAAGTGGTGGTGAGTTAGGTGCAGCTTTAGTTGCCGATGCCGTTATACGTCTTATCCCCGGTGTATTAGGAAACGAAACTTCAGCATTAACTGATTCTTTTCAAGATAATCTTTTAGCACCCCCTGTTTACACTCGACCTGCAGAATATAAAGGATGGAAAGTCCCCGATATTCTAACTAGCGGGAATACCCCAAAAATTGAACAATGGCGGGAAGAACAGGCGCTGCAGCGCACACAAAAATTACGTCCAGACCTTTTGGATGAGTAA
- a CDS encoding GNAT family N-acetyltransferase, translating into MKILKATEQQLDQLVPLFNGYRIFYKQPDNPEKAKAFLKERFRQNDSVIFMAFSSDDQAIGFTQLYPIFSSVQGKRAYILNDLFVSEKSRGMGTGEALLKQAVAFAKQENCIGLSLETEIDNPAQHLYEKMGWVKDEHKFHYSLKV; encoded by the coding sequence ATGAAAATTCTAAAAGCCACCGAACAACAACTAGATCAGTTAGTACCATTATTTAATGGATACCGAATATTTTATAAACAACCCGACAATCCCGAAAAAGCCAAGGCATTTTTAAAAGAACGCTTTCGGCAAAACGATTCGGTTATCTTTATGGCCTTTTCTTCAGACGATCAAGCTATCGGTTTTACACAATTGTACCCTATATTTTCATCAGTTCAAGGAAAACGTGCTTATATTTTGAATGATCTTTTCGTTTCAGAAAAAAGCAGAGGAATGGGAACAGGCGAAGCATTATTAAAACAAGCCGTAGCTTTTGCTAAACAAGAAAACTGCATTGGACTTTCTCTTGAAACCGAAATAGATAATCCTGCACAACATTTATATGAAAAAATGGGTTGGGTAAAAGATGAACATAAGTTTCATTATTCATTGAAGGTTTAA